The window GCTGCACCGGCCTGCCGGGCTACCCCCAGCGGTGGAAGTAGGCGCCCGGTGTATCAGATCGGGGTGAACCCCTGGGTGTGGACCTCGCCGGTGGACGACGCGGCCCTGGCCGAGTTGCTGCCCCGGATCGCCGGGTTCGGCTTCGACGCGGTCGAACTGCCGATCGAGCAGCCCGGCGACTGGGACCCGCACCGTACCCGGGACCTGCTCGCCAGACACGGGCTGACCGCGGCGGGCGTGTGCGCGGTCACCCCACCCGGCAGGGAACTCGTCGACGCCCCACCGGCCGTGGTCGAGGCGACAGTGGCCTACCTGAAGGGCTGCGTCGACAGCGCGGTGGCCGTCGGCGCGCCGACCGTCGGCGGGCCGGTCTACGCCTCGGTGGGTCGGACCTGGCGGATGACCCCGGCCGACCGCGCCGCCTGCTACGCCGACTTCCGCCGGTCGCTGGCGCCGGTCGCCGACCATGCCGCCGCACACGGCGTGACGATCGGCGTGGAAGCGCTGAACCGGTACGAGACGAGCGTGGTCAACACGATCGATCAGGCGGTGGAGCTGATCGACGGCCTACCGCCGAACGTCGGGCTGATGATCGACACGTACCACATGAACATCGAGGAGGCCGATCCGTACGCGGCGGTCACCGCCGCAGGGCCGTACATCAAGCACGTACAGGTCAGTGGCACCGACCGGGGGGCTCCCGGCGCGGACCACCTGGACTGGCCCCGGTTCCTCGCCGCCCTGGCCGCGACCGGCTACCGGGGCGCGATCTGCATCGAGTCGTTCAC is drawn from Micromonospora sp. Llam0 and contains these coding sequences:
- a CDS encoding sugar phosphate isomerase/epimerase, whose product is MNPWVWTSPVDDAALAELLPRIAGFGFDAVELPIEQPGDWDPHRTRDLLARHGLTAAGVCAVTPPGRELVDAPPAVVEATVAYLKGCVDSAVAVGAPTVGGPVYASVGRTWRMTPADRAACYADFRRSLAPVADHAAAHGVTIGVEALNRYETSVVNTIDQAVELIDGLPPNVGLMIDTYHMNIEEADPYAAVTAAGPYIKHVQVSGTDRGAPGADHLDWPRFLAALAATGYRGAICIESFTPENETIATAASIWRPLAPSPDRLALDGLVYLRQALRSVPGPPPRRPARRGR